AAACACTGGGCTGTCATCGACAGGCCGGCCTTGCTCACACAATACTCGGCCCGGCTGGGGCTGGCCGTATTGGACGAAATGCTCGTCACAAAAACGATGATGGGCGCGTAGGTAGTTCCTCTTTTGACCTGCTCAATCATCTGTTTGGCAGCGCGCTGCGTGAAAAAGAAGGGGCCACGCGAATTAATGTTCGTCAACCTGTCAAAACTCTCTGGACTGGTCTCGAGAATGTCCATCCGCTTCAACGGAGCGACTCCCGCATTGTTCACAAGAACGTCGATCTGCCCAAATGCGTCTAAAGCGCCCTGGAGCACGCGTTCGTGATCGTCCACATTCGAGATATCTCCTGCGATGGGATGCATTCGCTGTCCGAGTGATTCGACGACCCCTTTGACCTCGTACAACCCCGATTCGGTGTTGGCCGGGTCCGCTTTGGTGGCGATTCCCACGATATCGTACCCATGCTTGGCCAGTTCGATTGCGATTCCGCGGCCAATTCCGCGACTTGCACCCGTAACCAAAGCAATAGCCTTACCCACGTCTTGTGTCCTTTCAGTGTCTGTCTACACGCACGCGAACCAACCGCCGCCGCGTGTGCCGTGCGCTGCCCCCATGGCCACCCAAATCAAAGAAGATGGCCACAATGAGCAAGACCAACGTCCAGCCTCTGAAACCACCCGTGCTGTTCATACCGATAGCGTAGGCGCAGGTCGTGTACGGCATGATAAAAAAGCCGGCCAACGGCCATAGCCACGTTTCGAATGCCCGCCCCGT
The nucleotide sequence above comes from Candidatus Hydrogenedentota bacterium. Encoded proteins:
- a CDS encoding 3-ketoacyl-ACP reductase, whose amino-acid sequence is MGKAIALVTGASRGIGRGIAIELAKHGYDIVGIATKADPANTESGLYEVKGVVESLGQRMHPIAGDISNVDDHERVLQGALDAFGQIDVLVNNAGVAPLKRMDILETSPESFDRLTNINSRGPFFFTQRAAKQMIEQVKRGTTYAPIIVFVTSISSNTASPSRAEYCVSKAGLSMTAQCFAVRLAEFGINVYDVRPGIIATDMTSAVQSKYDHLIAEGLLLQKRWGTPEDIGKAVTGLAEGYFAYATGAVIEVGGGFGVQRL